The proteins below are encoded in one region of Nilaparvata lugens isolate BPH chromosome X, ASM1435652v1, whole genome shotgun sequence:
- the LOC111053760 gene encoding protein CDV3 homolog isoform X1: MADLDDFFAKKDKKRSKGKKFTTADEVAKKLEESGKRSEKIKKEKMQTTNGQDGEDTANGNQEEDEWKDFEEEKKDYSGLKIQNLTIIENEGGEDNGEGGIEGEEDDMEENEAGEMVPRKKASGPWKCVAQPQSEESELKPEEAKEEVKVGGGGGGGGVQGSYLPPHLRNTQHHHQHYQPPTHSSPRMLKSKAAPDVMNEELFPTLSAAKSVEPSLGAWGKKRRDDGIGFEEVRNSKSHSSRFSETANRMNNSGKLSLGNKYGALTNDQS; this comes from the exons ATGGCTGATTTAGACGATTTTTTCGCAAAGAAAGATAAGAAAAGGTCGAAAGGAAAGAAATTTACAACGGCTGATGAGGTTGCAAAGAAACTAGAAGAAAGTGGTAAGCGCtctgagaaaataaagaaggaAAAAATGCAAACAACTAATGGACAGGATGGTGAAGATACAGCAAACGGGAATCag GAGGAAGACGAGTGGAAAGATTtcgaggaggagaagaaggactATTCGGgcttgaaaattcaaaacctGACGATAATTGAGAACGAAGGAGGCGAAGATAACGGTGAAGGAGGTATTGAAGGCGAAGAAGACGACATGGAGGAGAATGAAGCAGGAGAAATGGTGCCGAGGAAAAAAGCATCGGGGCCCTGGAAGTGTGTGGCACAACCTCAGTCAGAGGAATCTG AGCTGAAACCAGAGGAAGCAAAAGAAGAAGTGAAAGTGGGAGGTGGTGGAGGGGGTGGAGGAGTACAGGGCAGTTACCTGCCTCCTCATTTGAGAAACACACAGCACCATCATCAGCACTATCAGCCTCCAACGCATTCTA gtcCGCGGATGCTCAAATCAAAGGCAGCTCCAGATGTGATGAATGAAGAACTTTTCCCCACGCTTTCGGCAGCAAAATCAGTTGAACCGTCTCTGGGTGCTTGGGGAAAGAA GAGACGCGATGATGGAATTGGATTCGAAGAAGTACGCAACAGCAAATCACACTCGTCTCGGTTCTCCGAAACCGCCAATAGAATGAACAACTCTGGAAAATTGTCTCTAGGGAATAAATACGGCGCTTTGACCAACGACCAAAGCTGA
- the LOC111053760 gene encoding protein CDV3 homolog isoform X2 gives MISLQKKLEEDEWKDFEEEKKDYSGLKIQNLTIIENEGGEDNGEGGIEGEEDDMEENEAGEMVPRKKASGPWKCVAQPQSEESELKPEEAKEEVKVGGGGGGGGVQGSYLPPHLRNTQHHHQHYQPPTHSSPRMLKSKAAPDVMNEELFPTLSAAKSVEPSLGAWGKKRRDDGIGFEEVRNSKSHSSRFSETANRMNNSGKLSLGNKYGALTNDQS, from the exons ATGATCAGTTTGCAGAAGAAACTA GAGGAAGACGAGTGGAAAGATTtcgaggaggagaagaaggactATTCGGgcttgaaaattcaaaacctGACGATAATTGAGAACGAAGGAGGCGAAGATAACGGTGAAGGAGGTATTGAAGGCGAAGAAGACGACATGGAGGAGAATGAAGCAGGAGAAATGGTGCCGAGGAAAAAAGCATCGGGGCCCTGGAAGTGTGTGGCACAACCTCAGTCAGAGGAATCTG AGCTGAAACCAGAGGAAGCAAAAGAAGAAGTGAAAGTGGGAGGTGGTGGAGGGGGTGGAGGAGTACAGGGCAGTTACCTGCCTCCTCATTTGAGAAACACACAGCACCATCATCAGCACTATCAGCCTCCAACGCATTCTA gtcCGCGGATGCTCAAATCAAAGGCAGCTCCAGATGTGATGAATGAAGAACTTTTCCCCACGCTTTCGGCAGCAAAATCAGTTGAACCGTCTCTGGGTGCTTGGGGAAAGAA GAGACGCGATGATGGAATTGGATTCGAAGAAGTACGCAACAGCAAATCACACTCGTCTCGGTTCTCCGAAACCGCCAATAGAATGAACAACTCTGGAAAATTGTCTCTAGGGAATAAATACGGCGCTTTGACCAACGACCAAAGCTGA